A region from the Lolium perenne isolate Kyuss_39 chromosome 4, Kyuss_2.0, whole genome shotgun sequence genome encodes:
- the LOC127347762 gene encoding serine/threonine-protein phosphatase 7 long form homolog → MAARPLLDPGIDEKHRASHLESDPQSIDPLQTRTPKKNWMIHPQWEDRLKWAGLLPFARLVEARENVSRLNYDATLITCLVDRWRPETHTFHFRWGEMAPTLEDVSMLLGLPLAGEPIGPLEEPVGWMHSMDARFVGVREGVGPISFEAHGPRQAWLHEFQIEQFGYPDAPMTAAQITRSLEAYLMWLLGKTMFTDNHGNTISARYIPIAQEIAEATEAEDITQRSWGSAVLAATYRGMCKGCQLTSHGSGIVGCPLLLQLWSRDEVSVAATILVLGLGRQTSCMTRIASTCRRLVLYGHRGRDILGIIIMRNCYPKHSRKQFDLLLESDVSWEPYSEDHRDETYPGGISLMCTRDWAYWMTKAKIIFDIFVEEMSQQRVMRQFGMRQLIEPPPPTVPLPPRVHA, encoded by the exons ATGGCGGCCCGCCCGTTGCTCGATCCAGGGATTGATGAGAAACATCGTGCATCGCACTTGGAGTCCGACCCGCAGAGCATCGACCCACTGCAGACCCGTACTCCAAAGAAGAACTGGATGATACACCCTCAGTGGGAAGACAG gttgaaGTGGGCTGGACTACTACCTTTCGCTCGATTAGTGGAGGCCCGAGAGAACGTTTCGCGTCTGAACTACGATGCTACTTTGATCACCTGCTTAGTGGATCGATGGAGGCCCGAGACCCACACCTTCCACTTTCGCTGGGGTGAGATGGCTCCTACTCTAGAGGACGTGTCTATGTTGCTGGGCCTTCCGTTGGCTGGTGAGCCCATCGGCCCATTGGAGGAACCCGTGGGATGGATGCACAGCATGGATGCACGTTTCGTTGGTGTTCGCGAGGGCGTTGGGCCTATCTCTTTTGAGGCTCACGGCCCTCGTCAGGCGTGGCTACACGAGTTCCAG ATCGAGCAGTTCGGATACCCCGATGCACCGATGACTGCGGCCCAGATCACTCGCAGCTTGGAGGCGTACCTCATGTGGCTACTCGGGAAGACGATGTTCACGGACAATCACGGGAACACGATCAGTGCGCGGTACATCCCTATAGCTCAGGAGATAGCTGAGGCCACAGAAGCAGAGGACATCACACAGAGGAGCTGGGGTTCTGCGGTCTTAGCCGCTACGTACCGAGGTATGTGTAAGGGTTGCCAGCTCACCTCGCATGGTTCTGGAATCGTTGGTTGCCCCCTCCTATTGCAGCTCTGGTCCCGGGACGAGGTTTCCGTCGCCGCCACGATATTGGTGCTGGGTCTTGGCCGCCAGACGAGTTGTATGACGCGGATCGCATCGACATGCCGACGTTTGGTTCTATATGGACATCGCGGAAG AGACATTTTGGGCATAATCATCATGCGGAATTGCTACCCAAAGCATTCACGAAAGCAGTTTGACCTACTACTGGAGAGCGATGTTAGTTGGGAGCCATACAGTGAGGACCACCGCGACGAGACATACCCAGGTGGTATATCGTTGATGTGTACCAGAGATTGGGCCTACTGGATGACGAAGGCGAAGATCATCTTCGATATCTTCGTGGAGGAGATGTCGCAGCAGAGGGTCATGAGACAGTTTGGAATGCGTCAGTTGATCGAGCCACCACCTCCCACAGTTCCACtaccaccacgcgtccacgcgtGA
- the LOC127295930 gene encoding uncharacterized protein isoform X2: MGRIVEGMQVHANEGGVTQTRGGIYWIILPAGYLGSSFWGMVFILSSTNLLATRIASGCFILALVIVLFVAKNWFLRWLCIGFIIFIAVVWVIQEFTTVHALKYVILFIGVMNSLFSVYDIYDDTISRRVNSSDAEKFAEICPCPCNGVGWGVIWGFISFIFLCASIYLGLVILS, encoded by the exons ATGGGCAGAATC GTTGAGGGTATGCAGGTCCATGCTAATGAGGGTGGCGTTACACAAACTCGTGGTGGCATTTATTGGATAATCTTGCCTGCCGGAT ATCTGGGTTCCTCATTTTGGGGAATGGTGTTCATACTCTCATCCACAAACCTCCTTGCTACAAGAATTGCATCAGGCTGCTTCATACTTGCATTAGTTATTGTTCTTTTTGTTGCCAAAAAT TGGTTTCTACGCTGGCTTTGCATTg GTTTCATCATATTCATTGCTGTTGTTTGGGTTATACAAGAGTTTACAACTGTCCATGCTCTGAAGTATGTGATTCTGTTCATAG GTGTTATGAATAGCTTATTTTCAGTTTACG ATATTTATGATGACACAATATCCCGAAGAGTTAATTCAAGTGATGCTGAGAAATTCGCTGAAATCTGCCCTTGCCCTTGCAATGGTGTTGGATGGGGTGTTATATG GGGCTTCATCTCATTTATTTTCCTCTGCGCGTCGATATATCTTGGACTGGTCATATTGTCTTGA
- the LOC127295930 gene encoding uncharacterized protein isoform X1 gives MVLNINWELQGCCRHNQVVFIAAVGVSTVVILALWRTFLLTPFKLITVFLHETSHALACKLTCGDVEGMQVHANEGGVTQTRGGIYWIILPAGYLGSSFWGMVFILSSTNLLATRIASGCFILALVIVLFVAKNWFLRWLCIGFIIFIAVVWVIQEFTTVHALKYVILFIGVMNSLFSVYDIYDDTISRRVNSSDAEKFAEICPCPCNGVGWGVIWGFISFIFLCASIYLGLVILS, from the exons ATGGTGCTCAACATCAACTGGGAGCTGCAGGGCTGCTGCCGCCACAACCAGGTCGTCTTCATCGCCGCCGTCGGGGTCTCCACCGTCGTCATCCTCGCC CTGTGGAGGACGTTCCTGCTCACGCCCTTCAAGCTCATCACCGTCTTCCTCCACGAGACCAGCCACGCGCTCGCCTGCAAGCTCACCTGCGGAGAT GTTGAGGGTATGCAGGTCCATGCTAATGAGGGTGGCGTTACACAAACTCGTGGTGGCATTTATTGGATAATCTTGCCTGCCGGAT ATCTGGGTTCCTCATTTTGGGGAATGGTGTTCATACTCTCATCCACAAACCTCCTTGCTACAAGAATTGCATCAGGCTGCTTCATACTTGCATTAGTTATTGTTCTTTTTGTTGCCAAAAAT TGGTTTCTACGCTGGCTTTGCATTg GTTTCATCATATTCATTGCTGTTGTTTGGGTTATACAAGAGTTTACAACTGTCCATGCTCTGAAGTATGTGATTCTGTTCATAG GTGTTATGAATAGCTTATTTTCAGTTTACG ATATTTATGATGACACAATATCCCGAAGAGTTAATTCAAGTGATGCTGAGAAATTCGCTGAAATCTGCCCTTGCCCTTGCAATGGTGTTGGATGGGGTGTTATATG GGGCTTCATCTCATTTATTTTCCTCTGCGCGTCGATATATCTTGGACTGGTCATATTGTCTTGA